The ANME-2 cluster archaeon genome contains a region encoding:
- a CDS encoding anaerobic ribonucleoside-triphosphate reductase activating protein codes for MLKTFNFGHFIPISTVDWHSRSVSVIFFRGCQLRCPYCQNHAYITGSSEMDIEDMKSRISKTKPFISAVVFSGGEPTLQKDALIELAGFARSGSLAVGLETNGFGADVVMEMLDKDLLDKVFLDVKAPLDDPEQYAIVTGLNVDAGSKAAENTAMTLDKCIRAGIGLEVRTTVFRGLVGAEEVRKISQYLDECDCGNLTYAVQQGLSDNTLDMKDTEKFSRQEVLDMATAIKAANLKDIRIRTIENGEERIV; via the coding sequence ATGCTAAAAACATTCAATTTCGGACATTTTATCCCTATCTCTACTGTGGATTGGCATAGCCGTTCAGTTTCGGTAATATTTTTCAGGGGCTGCCAGTTAAGGTGTCCCTACTGCCAGAACCACGCCTATATCACAGGAAGTAGTGAGATGGATATTGAAGACATGAAGTCACGGATATCCAAAACAAAACCGTTCATCAGTGCGGTAGTGTTCAGCGGAGGTGAGCCGACCCTTCAAAAGGATGCGCTGATAGAGCTTGCCGGATTTGCCAGGTCCGGCTCACTAGCTGTGGGACTTGAGACCAATGGGTTTGGTGCGGATGTGGTAATGGAAATGCTTGATAAAGATCTGCTTGATAAGGTGTTCCTTGATGTAAAAGCACCACTTGACGACCCTGAGCAATACGCTATAGTTACCGGGTTAAATGTAGATGCAGGTTCAAAGGCGGCTGAAAACACAGCCATGACCCTGGACAAATGTATCAGGGCAGGAATTGGACTGGAGGTCAGGACCACAGTATTCAGGGGGCTCGTTGGTGCAGAAGAAGTCAGGAAGATAAGCCAGTACCTGGATGAATGTGACTGCGGTAACCTTACCTATGCAGTCCAGCAGGGTTTATCCGATAATACCCTGGATATGAAAGATACAGAGAAATTCAGCAGGCAGGAAGTGCTGGATATGGCAACAGCTATCAAAGCTGCCAATCTCAAAGACATACGGATACGGACTATAGAGAATGGAGAGGAAAGGATAGTATGA
- a CDS encoding CBS domain-containing protein → MKWSIQIGRILGIPIKLHITFLIILFLFIYYFAAISFKVGGLVLGFNALDTSFDLKLLYSTIASILFFSTILLHELSHSYIARSNGINIQSITLYIFGGVAQMEEIPRNPKIELKMTAAGPGISLFIGILTYILYDFFGPVHLEGANFYFGEISPNVIQMDPMNALLITLGIISFYNIFLGIFNLLPAFPMDGGRILRAFLAMWLPYLEATKTAVAIGKTFALLMGLIGLLPPVNPFLVLIAFFVYFGAQGEERETYFAVSLEGIKVSDVMTPTPNLVYIPPDCTISQLVEVMFRFKHMGYPVQEDLSGPPLGIITFHDVRKVREELHDTVKVKEVMSKDIISVEPGINAYHALQIIAKNQIGRLLVIQDNKIKGIITMKDIMRKMEFMNMYPNSQ, encoded by the coding sequence TTGAAATGGTCTATTCAGATTGGCAGGATACTGGGAATACCCATAAAATTACACATAACATTTTTAATAATTCTCTTTCTATTCATTTATTACTTTGCTGCGATCAGTTTCAAAGTCGGTGGGTTGGTACTGGGATTTAACGCACTTGATACCTCCTTTGACCTGAAACTGTTATACAGTACCATAGCATCCATCCTGTTTTTTTCCACCATCCTTTTACATGAACTAAGCCACTCATATATTGCCAGGTCAAATGGCATAAATATCCAGAGTATCACTCTTTACATATTTGGCGGCGTGGCCCAGATGGAAGAGATTCCCCGCAACCCAAAAATAGAATTGAAAATGACAGCAGCAGGTCCGGGAATAAGTCTGTTCATCGGAATTTTGACCTATATTCTATATGATTTTTTCGGTCCTGTTCACCTGGAAGGAGCAAACTTCTATTTTGGTGAAATAAGCCCGAATGTTATACAAATGGACCCCATGAACGCACTGTTGATAACCCTGGGGATAATCTCCTTTTATAATATTTTTCTTGGTATATTCAACCTGCTCCCGGCTTTTCCCATGGACGGGGGCCGGATACTAAGGGCTTTTTTAGCCATGTGGCTGCCGTATTTGGAGGCCACAAAGACAGCGGTGGCAATAGGAAAAACCTTTGCACTGCTTATGGGACTGATAGGTCTGTTGCCGCCTGTCAATCCATTTCTGGTACTTATAGCATTTTTCGTATACTTCGGTGCACAGGGTGAGGAGCGGGAGACGTACTTTGCGGTCAGCCTGGAAGGTATCAAGGTAAGTGATGTCATGACCCCGACACCCAATCTGGTCTATATACCTCCTGACTGTACCATATCCCAGCTTGTGGAAGTGATGTTCAGGTTCAAGCATATGGGTTATCCTGTCCAGGAAGACTTGTCAGGTCCACCGCTTGGAATAATAACTTTCCATGATGTCCGGAAAGTCCGGGAAGAACTGCATGATACGGTCAAAGTAAAGGAAGTAATGTCTAAGGATATCATATCTGTAGAACCTGGTATTAATGCATACCATGCCTTGCAGATAATCGCCAAGAATCAAATCGGCAGACTCCTTGTGATACAGGACAACAAGATAAAAGGAATAATAACCATGAAGGACATTATGAGGAAAATGGAGTTCATGAATATGTATCCAAATTCACAATGA
- a CDS encoding HNH endonuclease translates to MAREQYKCTMCGRPAEEVHHKVPRSKGGKNDSGNLVVLCRECHEMLHRKR, encoded by the coding sequence ATGGCAAGGGAACAATACAAATGTACCATGTGCGGCCGCCCGGCAGAGGAAGTGCACCATAAGGTCCCAAGGTCAAAAGGTGGTAAGAACGATTCCGGTAATCTTGTTGTACTGTGCAGGGAGTGCCATGAAATGCTGCACAGGAAAAGGTAA
- a CDS encoding proline dehydrogenase, producing MGILIHLAKRWVAGEYLEDAVERAKFINNRGISGIINHVGEHNEDIAKIEASAEEYNRLLDGIKQEKIDSAISINPTQLGLMKDVPTCTRTIEPLVKKAADFGIFVWMDMEGSTHTQQIIDIYKHLYKENKNLGIAIQTYLFRTPKDLEELSAMGAKIRLCKGAYNEPADIAIKKHEDIRKAYAYLLEMLFAKRGLELIAVATHDDEIIELARQLNKEYPRNFELQMLMGTHDKQKEELAREGYKVCGYIPYGKAWLGYFLHGLNEQKRDIKTAVVCVIKGD from the coding sequence ATGGGAATCCTGATACACCTGGCAAAACGCTGGGTTGCCGGCGAATACCTTGAAGATGCTGTCGAGAGGGCAAAATTCATAAACAATCGGGGAATTAGCGGTATCATCAACCATGTGGGAGAACATAATGAGGATATCGCAAAGATAGAAGCTTCAGCTGAAGAATATAACCGGCTGCTGGACGGCATCAAACAGGAAAAAATAGACAGCGCAATATCTATCAACCCTACCCAACTGGGTCTTATGAAAGATGTGCCCACGTGCACCAGGACGATAGAGCCTTTGGTAAAGAAAGCAGCTGACTTTGGCATTTTTGTATGGATGGATATGGAAGGAAGCACCCATACCCAGCAGATCATTGATATCTATAAACATCTCTACAAGGAAAATAAGAACCTGGGAATTGCCATACAGACATACCTGTTCAGGACACCAAAAGACCTGGAAGAACTCTCGGCAATGGGCGCCAAGATACGTTTGTGTAAAGGTGCATATAATGAACCTGCTGATATAGCCATTAAAAAGCATGAGGATATTAGAAAAGCCTATGCATACCTGTTAGAGATGCTGTTTGCCAAGAGGGGACTTGAACTTATTGCAGTGGCCACCCATGATGATGAAATTATCGAACTGGCCAGGCAATTGAACAAGGAATACCCCCGGAATTTTGAGTTACAGATGCTGATGGGGACACATGACAAACAAAAAGAGGAACTGGCCCGGGAGGGGTATAAGGTCTGTGGTTATATACCCTACGGGAAGGCCTGGCTGGGTTATTTCCTGCACGGGCTCAATGAGCAGAAGAGGGATATTAAGACTGCAGTGGTTTGTGTTATTAAGGGGGATTGA
- a CDS encoding TrmB family transcriptional regulator — MELRRSLRELGLTKYETDAYLNILTHGIAEASTIYKEAKIPFGKIYETLNILISKGLIEVQNTRPKKYKARSAKVAFDHILKMKKEDMEKDLQKTRDLIMQVLDKINKINVKQPEEKIFWTTAVGSEVVELVSANFEEAKKEICICIYHEYQHTYKVQFLKNMPFIMDKVIKASLRGIKIRVLASEEMMNIFKDIFRKLNGPKEALQNIYLRTTNNISTTYFTIIDSEKVVLQVDDPTDPSNTLAMTKIWDEKLARRIEEKFNEMWEEAKLVEV, encoded by the coding sequence ATGGAACTACGAAGATCACTACGGGAACTTGGATTAACTAAATATGAAACAGACGCATATTTGAATATCCTGACACATGGAATTGCAGAAGCAAGCACAATATATAAAGAAGCAAAGATTCCTTTTGGAAAGATCTATGAGACATTGAACATACTTATCAGTAAGGGACTGATCGAGGTTCAAAATACCAGGCCGAAGAAATATAAAGCAAGATCAGCAAAGGTAGCATTTGATCATATTCTTAAAATGAAAAAGGAAGATATGGAAAAAGATCTGCAAAAAACAAGAGATCTGATTATGCAGGTGCTTGATAAGATCAATAAGATCAATGTCAAACAGCCGGAAGAAAAGATATTCTGGACAACGGCTGTAGGCAGCGAAGTAGTAGAACTGGTAAGTGCTAATTTCGAAGAAGCGAAAAAAGAGATATGCATTTGTATCTATCATGAATATCAGCATACTTATAAAGTTCAATTTTTGAAAAACATGCCTTTTATCATGGATAAAGTTATCAAGGCTTCACTGCGGGGTATAAAAATAAGAGTATTGGCATCTGAAGAAATGATGAATATTTTTAAGGATATTTTTAGGAAATTGAATGGCCCCAAAGAAGCATTACAGAATATTTATCTAAGAACAACAAATAATATTTCAACAACATATTTTACGATCATTGACTCTGAGAAGGTGGTTCTACAGGTTGACGACCCCACTGACCCGAGTAATACCCTGGCTATGACAAAAATATGGGATGAAAAGTTAGCCAGAAGAATAGAAGAAAAATTCAATGAAATGTGGGAAGAAGCAAAGTTGGTGGAGGTATAG
- a CDS encoding TfuA-related McrA-glycine thioamidation protein, with product MTEIVVFTGTSLSWEEAGSLLDADYRPPVKRNDINILVDKGGPDIIGIIDGIFFDRAAVAHREIIRAIKAGVTVVGGCSMGALRASELDTYGIIGVGRIYEWYRDGVVESDDEVAVTFHPETLEPLSVPLVNMRTTLGFAVEEGIIDQHQSDMLLEAAKSMYYPDRTYAAMVRNSVGQGLIPENEQDTVIDYLIHNEVDVKREDALLVIEKIKELAGL from the coding sequence ATGACAGAGATTGTGGTCTTTACCGGAACCAGCCTTAGCTGGGAGGAAGCAGGGTCGTTGCTTGATGCTGACTACCGGCCGCCTGTAAAAAGAAATGATATCAATATCCTGGTGGATAAAGGGGGTCCTGACATCATAGGCATCATTGACGGCATATTTTTTGACAGGGCAGCAGTGGCCCACAGGGAGATAATCCGTGCAATAAAGGCAGGGGTTACCGTGGTCGGTGGCTGCAGCATGGGGGCACTGAGGGCATCTGAACTTGATACTTACGGCATTATAGGGGTGGGGCGGATATATGAGTGGTACCGCGACGGGGTTGTGGAATCAGATGACGAGGTGGCTGTCACGTTCCATCCGGAGACGCTTGAACCGCTGTCGGTCCCGCTGGTCAATATGAGGACAACCCTTGGATTTGCTGTGGAAGAAGGAATTATCGACCAGCACCAGAGCGATATGCTGCTTGAGGCGGCTAAGTCGATGTATTATCCTGACAGGACCTATGCGGCTATGGTAAGGAACAGTGTGGGACAGGGCCTTATTCCTGAAAATGAGCAGGATACTGTCATTGATTACTTGATTCACAATGAAGTGGATGTTAAGCGTGAAGATGCCTTGTTGGTTATTGAAAAGATAAAAGAACTGGCTGGGTTGTAA
- a CDS encoding ATP-binding protein, with protein MQFYDRKDEIKRLRTLTSLDKSTMIVIYGRRRVGKTRLVQHVFGKDSFYFFVAEKEERLILADFRTILMERRDYVPNFTDFDDFFSFLFTLSDKEIFIFDEFQNFKKINTSVFSIIQKYWDKYKDERKYSFLFLGSYTGLMKHLFKEYKTPLFGRSDALFNLKPLQYDVCKDILVYLEISTFVEIYSIFGGVPKYYELLENVTDRTLLNIISEQFLDIGAPLLDEGTNILISEFGTQYRIYFSILEVIASGASTLNDIANRTGIKNTSLGPYMSDLINEYEILVRKVPVNEKTSRSKKGRYFIKDNFFKFWFRFIHKNRGFIESGRPGYVLSKIESELDQYIGSVFENICVEFLYRSNDEQKLPFVFQNIGSWWNRKGDEIDIVALNDDTKDILIGEWKWNNRKIDVDILTKLKDKKNLIKWNLNARTEHYCLFSKSGFSKRLRDAAEDEDILLFALDDL; from the coding sequence ATGCAATTTTACGATCGTAAAGATGAGATCAAGAGGCTCAGAACATTGACATCGCTTGACAAGAGCACAATGATTGTGATATACGGCAGGCGTCGTGTTGGTAAAACACGGCTTGTACAGCATGTTTTTGGAAAAGACTCGTTTTACTTTTTTGTAGCAGAAAAAGAAGAACGGCTGATCCTTGCTGATTTCAGGACTATATTGATGGAGCGCCGTGACTATGTTCCAAACTTTACAGATTTCGATGATTTTTTTAGTTTTTTGTTTACGCTATCAGACAAAGAGATTTTCATTTTTGATGAATTCCAGAACTTTAAAAAAATCAACACCAGCGTTTTTTCTATCATCCAGAAATATTGGGATAAATACAAAGATGAACGAAAATATTCATTTTTATTCCTTGGTTCTTACACCGGTCTTATGAAACATCTATTCAAAGAATATAAAACACCACTATTCGGACGCTCGGATGCACTGTTCAATCTAAAACCCCTGCAGTATGATGTTTGTAAAGATATACTGGTGTATCTGGAAATCAGCACCTTTGTTGAAATATATTCCATATTCGGTGGAGTTCCAAAATACTACGAATTATTAGAGAATGTAACTGACAGAACGCTATTGAACATTATCTCAGAACAATTCCTGGACATTGGTGCCCCCCTTCTTGACGAGGGTACAAATATATTGATCAGTGAATTCGGAACTCAATACAGGATATATTTTTCAATTTTGGAGGTAATTGCCAGCGGAGCAAGCACTTTGAATGACATAGCAAACCGTACCGGTATCAAAAATACCAGTCTTGGACCTTACATGTCCGATCTAATTAATGAATATGAAATCCTGGTGCGCAAAGTTCCAGTGAATGAAAAAACATCCAGATCCAAAAAGGGCAGGTATTTTATCAAGGACAATTTTTTCAAATTCTGGTTTCGCTTCATTCATAAGAACCGCGGATTTATTGAGAGTGGCAGACCAGGGTATGTTCTTTCAAAGATCGAATCAGAACTTGATCAGTACATCGGGTCGGTTTTTGAAAACATTTGTGTTGAGTTCCTGTACAGATCAAATGATGAACAAAAACTTCCATTTGTATTCCAAAATATTGGTTCATGGTGGAACCGCAAAGGTGATGAGATTGATATCGTTGCTTTAAACGATGATACAAAAGATATTCTCATAGGGGAATGGAAATGGAACAATCGCAAGATTGATGTGGATATTTTAACAAAGCTCAAAGACAAAAAGAATTTAATCAAATGGAACCTTAATGCACGTACAGAGCATTACTGCCTGTTCTCAAAAAGCGGTTTTTCAAAACGTTTACGCGATGCTGCAGAGGATGAGGATATTTTACTTTTTGCACTGGATGACTTATGA
- the fliE gene encoding flagellar hook-basal body complex protein FliE — protein MRIIAFVGMPASGKGEVAAVAKELGYPVVNMGDVIREEVHRLGLEPTDKNLGGTGTRLRKEEGLSAIARRCVTKLRALNGSAAVVDGVRNIEEVHLFKGEFGNDFLLINVESSTEDRLTRIRKRGRPDDRLMDRERLRIRDKRELGWGMGKSIQNADLTIVNDGTVDQLRKKVQKIIEEQR, from the coding sequence ATGAGGATAATTGCTTTTGTGGGTATGCCGGCATCAGGCAAGGGTGAAGTGGCTGCTGTTGCAAAGGAATTGGGTTATCCGGTAGTGAACATGGGCGATGTGATACGTGAAGAGGTCCACAGGCTTGGTCTTGAACCAACAGACAAGAACCTGGGCGGCACCGGTACCAGGCTAAGAAAGGAGGAAGGACTATCAGCTATTGCCAGGCGGTGTGTTACGAAATTGCGTGCCTTAAACGGAAGTGCTGCTGTGGTGGACGGGGTAAGGAACATTGAGGAGGTACACCTTTTCAAGGGGGAGTTCGGGAACGATTTCCTGCTGATAAATGTCGAATCGTCCACAGAGGACAGGCTTACCAGGATTAGAAAACGGGGCAGGCCTGATGACAGGTTAATGGATAGGGAAAGGCTGCGCATCCGTGATAAAAGAGAACTGGGATGGGGCATGGGAAAGTCGATCCAAAATGCTGACCTTACCATTGTTAATGATGGCACAGTAGACCAGTTAAGGAAAAAGGTCCAGAAGATCATTGAGGAACAACGATGA
- a CDS encoding class I SAM-dependent methyltransferase: MNDKQKYVCPVERANGLDNIFRKLVQNPKKILKDYVKEGMTVLDVGCGPGFFSVEMADMVGESGNVIAADLQQGMLEKVEKKIKGTYIENRIKLHKCEKDRIGITTKVDHILAVYMVHEVPDMDKFLSEMHSILKPGGYFYIIEPPFHVSKKAFEETVNRACAIGFKEIKRPGMILNKTVVLGK, from the coding sequence ATGAACGATAAGCAAAAGTATGTATGCCCTGTTGAAAGAGCTAATGGCCTTGATAATATTTTTAGAAAACTGGTCCAGAATCCAAAGAAGATATTAAAAGACTATGTCAAAGAAGGCATGACTGTCTTGGATGTAGGATGCGGTCCGGGATTTTTTTCAGTAGAGATGGCTGATATGGTCGGTGAATCAGGTAACGTAATCGCTGCAGATCTGCAACAAGGAATGCTTGAGAAAGTAGAGAAAAAGATTAAAGGAACCTATATTGAAAATAGAATTAAACTGCATAAATGTGAAAAGGATAGAATAGGCATTACAACAAAGGTTGATCATATCCTGGCTGTATATATGGTTCATGAGGTCCCTGATATGGATAAGTTCCTGTCTGAAATGCACTCAATATTAAAACCCGGTGGATATTTTTACATCATAGAGCCGCCTTTTCATGTATCAAAAAAGGCATTTGAAGAAACTGTGAACAGAGCATGTGCCATAGGATTTAAAGAAATTAAAAGACCAGGAATGATCTTAAACAAGACTGTGGTTTTGGGAAAATGA
- a CDS encoding ABC transporter permease: MFNNLKVSFFLACKSIQRGNKGTSVLTVLIISLIFVNLIFFPSIVDGVEETLIRQSIEHVCGNVVIEPKDDQRYIDNADSIEKKINKLPGVVGTSSRYMTGATFFYNNKLKSGSVHSIDPSDEEVVTKFHSGLIAGEYLGKENTNEILLGIDITGKEGELTGDSDLGGVQVGDKIDVTFSNGVIRKYRVKGIFDISSININRYAFITEKEMESVLGVENQASEILVKLSQRETEEEYRTKIVELGISEDIKTWEEKTAGKIGNLVNSFSLLTVISTVISLIMAVVVIFIIIYINTVNKKRQIGILKAIGIEQNVIINSYVIQVLFYCFCGIAVGLLLFWIIASYLSVNPIRFPLGYVEPMVEQILILQNIISLIVFSLIAGFIPAWRTANENILKAIWG; encoded by the coding sequence ATGTTTAATAATCTCAAAGTTTCCTTTTTTTTAGCATGTAAGTCTATTCAAAGAGGAAATAAAGGAACATCTGTCCTGACAGTTTTGATCATATCACTGATATTTGTAAACCTTATATTCTTTCCTTCGATCGTTGATGGTGTAGAGGAAACATTAATTCGGCAATCGATAGAACATGTTTGTGGTAATGTAGTCATCGAACCAAAAGATGATCAACGCTATATAGATAATGCAGATAGTATTGAAAAAAAAATAAATAAGTTGCCGGGAGTGGTCGGAACATCATCACGTTACATGACAGGTGCTACCTTCTTCTATAACAATAAATTAAAAAGTGGGTCAGTTCATTCGATCGATCCATCTGATGAAGAAGTTGTAACTAAATTCCATTCAGGATTGATAGCCGGTGAATACCTAGGGAAAGAGAATACCAATGAGATTCTATTAGGAATTGATATAACCGGTAAAGAAGGTGAATTGACTGGTGATTCTGATCTCGGTGGTGTACAAGTAGGTGATAAAATTGATGTGACTTTTAGCAACGGAGTCATAAGAAAGTATAGGGTTAAAGGTATTTTTGATATTAGTTCTATAAATATCAATAGATATGCTTTTATCACCGAAAAAGAGATGGAATCTGTACTGGGAGTTGAAAACCAGGCATCAGAGATCCTTGTTAAACTCTCCCAGAGGGAAACTGAAGAAGAGTACAGGACTAAAATCGTAGAACTTGGCATAAGTGAGGATATCAAAACCTGGGAAGAAAAGACTGCTGGAAAAATAGGGAATCTTGTGAACAGTTTTTCTCTCCTCACGGTTATTTCAACTGTTATCAGTCTTATTATGGCTGTGGTTGTAATATTTATAATCATTTATATCAATACAGTCAATAAGAAAAGGCAAATAGGCATCTTAAAAGCTATAGGAATCGAACAGAATGTGATAATAAATTCATATGTGATCCAGGTATTGTTCTACTGCTTTTGCGGTATTGCTGTAGGATTGCTCTTGTTCTGGATTATAGCATCTTATTTGAGTGTGAATCCTATACGCTTCCCCCTGGGTTATGTTGAACCTATGGTAGAACAGATACTTATACTTCAGAACATCATCAGTCTGATTGTTTTTTCATTGATCGCCGGATTTATTCCAGCATGGAGAACAGCAAATGAGAACATCTTAAAAGCAATCTGGGGTTAA
- a CDS encoding ABC transporter ATP-binding protein encodes MITITNLTRTYVMGTVHVHALKGISLKIKKGEFISIMGASGSGKSTLLHQLGLLDIPTQGEILIDGTDVSKLSEKERSLFRLTQLGYVFQEYAIISELTALENVYLPMLMMGRKKQDCINAGIDILNKVGLGDRLDHLQHELSGGQQQRVAIARALVNKPKILFADEPCANLDSESSRQVLELFKKLNKELEQTIVMVTHEDWHMEYTDRVIHLKDGLI; translated from the coding sequence ATGATAACTATAACCAATTTAACACGGACCTATGTCATGGGAACAGTCCATGTACATGCTTTAAAAGGTATTTCCTTAAAGATCAAAAAAGGAGAGTTTATTTCAATAATGGGTGCAAGCGGCAGCGGAAAATCCACATTGCTGCATCAGTTAGGTCTGCTGGATATACCAACGCAAGGCGAGATCCTTATTGATGGGACAGATGTTTCGAAACTGTCAGAAAAAGAAAGGTCATTGTTCAGATTAACTCAACTGGGATATGTTTTTCAGGAGTATGCGATAATAAGTGAATTGACTGCTCTTGAAAATGTATATCTGCCTATGTTGATGATGGGAAGAAAGAAACAAGACTGTATCAACGCTGGTATTGATATTCTAAACAAGGTCGGTCTTGGAGATAGACTTGACCACCTCCAGCATGAACTATCCGGGGGACAGCAGCAGCGGGTAGCCATTGCAAGGGCTCTCGTTAATAAACCGAAAATACTCTTTGCAGATGAACCGTGTGCAAATCTGGATAGTGAATCTTCAAGACAGGTACTTGAATTATTTAAAAAATTGAATAAGGAATTAGAGCAGACCATAGTAATGGTCACTCATGAGGACTGGCATATGGAATATACTGATCGGGTTATTCATTTGAAGGATGGTTTGATTTAA
- a CDS encoding HIT family protein: MDDCIFCRIIKGEIPNYTIYQDKKTLAFLDINPNTRGHTLVIPKKHARNIIDMEDTDVEALFRTVKKVVSSMKVSLDLDGLNLVVNQGEVAGQVIHHFHCHIIPRYVDDGIKYSSKGYSTSTEELEELAGKISVNIK, from the coding sequence ATGGATGATTGTATTTTTTGCAGGATAATAAAAGGTGAGATTCCCAATTACACTATTTACCAGGATAAGAAGACACTGGCATTTCTTGACATTAACCCCAACACCCGGGGCCATACACTTGTAATACCAAAGAAACATGCCAGGAATATTATCGATATGGAAGATACGGACGTAGAGGCACTATTCAGGACTGTGAAGAAAGTGGTGAGCAGTATGAAGGTCTCATTAGACCTTGATGGATTGAACCTTGTTGTAAACCAGGGTGAGGTGGCCGGACAGGTTATCCACCATTTCCACTGCCACATCATACCCCGTTATGTTGACGATGGTATAAAATATTCATCAAAAGGTTATAGCACGTCCACGGAAGAACTTGAAGAACTTGCAGGAAAAATATCAGTTAACATTAAATAA
- a CDS encoding YcaO-related McrA-glycine thioamidation protein — protein sequence MNIEIDPAVKYKEGTKRVCGPEETLENITGILDKVGVTRIADITDLDRIGIPVFSAIRPSAAEGAVSIYSGKGADDTQARISAIMESVERCCAEQPSISKDLGKDLDEEDIKPKIADSFENLSQKVNTINPLDLLTAEPVIKNTRLEWMVGYDLLTEENILVPSNAVYHPYNPKNGGHQLFRSNTNGLAAGNTMEETILHGLLEVIERDALSIAEYNKNPGREIILTPDDGVVYGLLKKFEAAGVIAKVWLLTHDIGLYTVVCALDDPVLKDPALLVMGAGSHLIPEIAVSRALTEAAQSRVVQIHGAREDTDRESVVRTFGYDAMKRLNRYWYIDSAEKVTLSDLEDKSANTPAKDIRATVDMLRGIIPYAVIVDISSTSLNLPVVRAVLPTFEQYTLDRERKGKRMKIGRKPRTRTKRTFKPRPVT from the coding sequence ATGAACATTGAGATCGACCCGGCTGTAAAGTATAAAGAGGGCACCAAGAGGGTATGTGGTCCTGAGGAAACCCTGGAAAATATCACAGGCATACTGGATAAGGTGGGAGTTACCAGGATCGCTGATATCACTGACCTTGACCGCATAGGAATTCCAGTATTTTCTGCCATCCGGCCCAGTGCGGCCGAGGGTGCCGTTTCCATTTACAGCGGCAAAGGTGCCGATGATACCCAGGCCAGGATATCAGCCATCATGGAAAGTGTGGAGCGCTGCTGTGCAGAACAGCCAAGTATAAGCAAAGACCTGGGCAAAGACCTGGATGAAGAAGATATCAAGCCCAAAATTGCCGATTCTTTTGAAAATCTCTCACAAAAGGTTAACACCATCAATCCTCTTGACCTGCTGACAGCAGAGCCTGTTATTAAGAACACCAGGCTGGAATGGATGGTGGGCTATGACCTGCTGACAGAGGAGAACATCCTTGTACCGTCGAATGCCGTATACCATCCCTATAACCCAAAAAACGGGGGACACCAGTTGTTCCGCAGCAATACCAACGGCCTGGCAGCAGGGAATACTATGGAAGAGACCATACTTCACGGCCTGCTTGAGGTGATCGAGCGGGATGCCCTTAGCATTGCCGAGTACAATAAGAACCCTGGCCGTGAGATCATACTTACACCGGATGATGGTGTCGTCTACGGCCTGTTGAAAAAATTCGAAGCTGCAGGTGTCATAGCAAAAGTATGGCTGCTGACCCACGATATCGGCCTGTACACAGTTGTTTGCGCCCTGGATGACCCGGTCCTGAAAGATCCTGCCCTGCTGGTCATGGGTGCGGGGTCACACCTTATACCTGAAATTGCGGTGTCGAGGGCCCTGACCGAAGCCGCACAGAGCAGGGTAGTGCAGATACACGGTGCCAGGGAGGATACTGACAGGGAATCTGTGGTCCGCACCTTCGGGTACGATGCCATGAAACGGTTGAACCGCTACTGGTATATTGATTCTGCTGAGAAAGTTACCTTGTCCGACCTTGAGGATAAATCCGCCAATACCCCTGCTAAGGATATCCGGGCAACTGTAGATATGCTGCGCGGCATAATTCCTTATGCGGTCATAGTGGATATTTCCAGCACTTCATTGAACCTGCCAGTGGTAAGGGCAGTCCTGCCAACCTTTGAACAGTATACGCTTGACCGGGAGCGCAAGGGTAAGCGCATGAAGATCGGACGAAAACCCAGGACCAGGACCAAACGAACCTTCAAACCACGGCCGGTGACATGA